A segment of the Candidatus Microthrix subdominans genome:
CTGCCCCTTGGGTCCCTCTGCGGTGGCCCCGATCACCTCGGCGCTCCGCCGCTTCCGGCCGGAGTTCGAGGCCTACATCGCGGCGGCCGAGAACAACCGTCCCCGCCTGACCGTGACCGCCGACCCACCACCGGCCGATCGGGTCGACGGGGCTTCTGCCGCTGGAGGTGCGCATGTCTGAGGACACCGCTGCCGATGACGTGGCCACGGTCGACGGGGTCGATGCCGACACCGCCGGCGCGGCCGAGGTGCGGGTCGAGCTCGGCCGTCAACGGCCGACGCTCACCAGGTTTGCCCCGGAGAACCCCAAGCCGATCGAGATCACCGATCCGGTCGAGATCACGGTCGACGGGCGCACGATGACCGTGCAGAAGGGCGATCTGCTGATCGATGCGGTCGAGCGCCACGGCGTGTACATCCCGCGGTTCTGCTATCACCCGCGCATGGAGCCGGTCGGCATGTGCCGGATGTGCCTGGTCGAGGTCGAAGGCCCGCGCGGCACTGCGTTGGCCCCCAGCTGTATGCAGTGGGTGTCCGACGGCATGGTCGTCCACACCGAGAGCCCCAACGCGTTGAAGGCCCAGGACGGGGTGATCGAGTACCTGCTGATCAACCACCCGCTCGATTGCCCGGTGTGCGACAAGGGCGGTGAGTGCCCGCTTCAAGACCAGTCGATGGCCTACGGGCCGGGCGAGAGCCGCTTCGTCGAGGAGAAGCGCCACTTCGAGAAGCCGATCTCGCTGTCGGAGACCGTCTACCTCGATCGGGAGCGCTGCATCCAGTGCGACCGTTGCACCCGGTTTGCCGATGAGGTGGCCGGCGACCCGCTGATCACGTTCGTCAGCCGCGGCAACACGATGCAGATCTCGACGTTCCCCGACGAGCCCTTCGCCTCGTACTTCTCGGGTAACACCGTCCAGATCTGCCCGGTCGGAGCGCTGACCGCCAAGCCGTACCGGTTCAAGGCACGACCGTGGGACCTGGCCGAGGTCGAGAGCACGTGCACGTCCTGCTCGGTGGGCTGTCGGATCACCGTGCAGTCGAGCAGGGACGAGGTGCTGCGCTTTCAGGGTGTCGACAGCGACCCGGTCAACTGGGGTTGGCTGTGCGATCGCGGTCGTTTCGGGTTCGAGGCCCTCAAGCACGACCGGATCGAAACACCCGAGATCCGCCGCAATGGTCGTCTGGAGACGGCACGCTGGTCGGAGGCCTACTCGGCCGCTGCGATCGCGATCCGAACTGCGATCGATACCGACGGCCCGGGGTCGATCGGGGTCCTCGGCGGTGCGCGTCTGACCAACGAGGCCGCCTACGCCTGGACCAAGCTGGCCAAGGGTGTCTGGGGCACCGACCACGTCGACGCCCAGCTGGGCGACGGCCTGCCCGCCGACCTGACGCTCGGCCTGCCGGCAGCGACGATCGATGAGGTCTGCGAGCCGGGCGGCACCGTGCTCTACCTCGGACCCGACCCGCGCGAGGAACTGCCGGTGCTGTTCCTGCGCCTGCGTCATGCGGTCAACAGCGACCGGGTGAAGCTGATCAATGCATCGCCGACCAGCGGCAGCCTCGACGACCTGGCCACGGTCAACCTGCCCATCCCAATGGGCGAGTTGGGCCGGTCGGTCGCCGCCTTGCTCAACGTCGGTCACGAACCCGCCGGCTCGGTCGACCCCGACCTGCTCGCAGCCGCCGCGCGGCTGCTCGACAGCGACGGCCCGCTGCGGGTCGTGATCGGGCGCCGCTCGCTGGCCGAGGGGATCGGCCCGGTGGCCGACGCCGTCGCCGCCATCGCCAGCGCCCGCAGTGACGCTACGTTCCTGACCGCCCTGCGGCGCAGCAACGTGCGCGGCGCCCTCGAACTGGGTATGGCCCCCGGGCTGCTGCCCGGCCGTATGACCCTGGACGGCGGTCGTGACTGGATGGCCGAGCGTTGGCACCGCGTGCCCGAGACGACCGGGTTGGACGCCGCCGGCATCATCGAGGCCGCCGCCGACGGTCGGATCCGGACGTTGATCCTGCTCGGCGCCGATCCGCTCGCCGACCTGGTCGCCGACGTCGACACCGCTGCGGCACTCGAACGGGCCACCGTGATCAGCTTGGCAACCCACCACAGCGCCTCCTCCCTGGCGGGCGACATCGTGTTGCCGGTGGCCGCCCATGCCGAGGTCGGCGGGACAACCACCAACCTCGAGGGTCGGGTCAGTGCTCTGGGACAGCGGGTCAACTCGCCGGGCTCAACCCGGGCCGACTGGGTGATCGCCGCCGAGCTGTCCGCCCGCCTGGGCACCGACCTGGGCCTCACCTCGATCGAGGGCATTCAGGCCGAGATCGAGCGGGTGGTGCCGACCTTCGCCGGCGCCGAACTGGACCTGCTGGGCGACCCGGGTCGTCAGGACGGCGTGCTGGTGCCGGTGATCGACGACACTGATTGGGCCGAAGCCGGCCTCCCCGAGCGGCTCGCATTTGTAGCGCCCGAGGTCACCCAGGTGCCG
Coding sequences within it:
- the nuoG gene encoding NADH-quinone oxidoreductase subunit NuoG; this encodes MSEDTAADDVATVDGVDADTAGAAEVRVELGRQRPTLTRFAPENPKPIEITDPVEITVDGRTMTVQKGDLLIDAVERHGVYIPRFCYHPRMEPVGMCRMCLVEVEGPRGTALAPSCMQWVSDGMVVHTESPNALKAQDGVIEYLLINHPLDCPVCDKGGECPLQDQSMAYGPGESRFVEEKRHFEKPISLSETVYLDRERCIQCDRCTRFADEVAGDPLITFVSRGNTMQISTFPDEPFASYFSGNTVQICPVGALTAKPYRFKARPWDLAEVESTCTSCSVGCRITVQSSRDEVLRFQGVDSDPVNWGWLCDRGRFGFEALKHDRIETPEIRRNGRLETARWSEAYSAAAIAIRTAIDTDGPGSIGVLGGARLTNEAAYAWTKLAKGVWGTDHVDAQLGDGLPADLTLGLPAATIDEVCEPGGTVLYLGPDPREELPVLFLRLRHAVNSDRVKLINASPTSGSLDDLATVNLPIPMGELGRSVAALLNVGHEPAGSVDPDLLAAAARLLDSDGPLRVVIGRRSLAEGIGPVADAVAAIASARSDATFLTALRRSNVRGALELGMAPGLLPGRMTLDGGRDWMAERWHRVPETTGLDAAGIIEAAADGRIRTLILLGADPLADLVADVDTAAALERATVISLATHHSASSLAGDIVLPVAAHAEVGGTTTNLEGRVSALGQRVNSPGSTRADWVIAAELSARLGTDLGLTSIEGIQAEIERVVPTFAGAELDLLGDPGRQDGVLVPVIDDTDWAEAGLPERLAFVAPEVTQVPAISSYSFRLVLTRRLYDRGTMLGAMPSSAPLATSSELRMNPADFGQLGIAEGAELTVRSPSGSVTVPARSDHAVARGNLELNAGAQPGALALCDPDQPLTEVRVETLDDPGGSGHAGGAQ